Below is a genomic region from Armatimonadota bacterium.
CTGCTACAGTAGTAGCCGATGCACCGTCTCCTCCGCACCACGGCGTGGGCAGTGGGGCTCACGCTGCTCCTCATCGTCCTGGGCGGGATCGTGCGCGTGACCGGGGCCGGACTGGCCTGTCCCGACTGGCCGCTCTGCCACGGCCGCCTCGTCCCGCCGCTCGAGGACCTCGTCCTCGTCGAGTACGGGCATCGCCTGCTCGCCTCGGTGGTCGGCCTGCTGACCGTGTTCCTCGTCGTGCAGGCGCGCCGCGCCCGCCCCGGCCCGGCGGTAGGCCGCGCCGCTGCGGCGGCGCTCCTCCTCCTGGTCGTCCAGGTGCTGCTCGGCGGGCTCACGGTGCACGTGCGCCTGGTGCCGGCGGTGGTGGCTGCCCACCTCGGGACGGCGATGCTCTTCCTGGCGGCCCTGCTCGTCCTGGGCGCGAGCGCCTATCGCGCTCTGCGGCCGTTGGACCAGGGAGCGCCGCCGGGGCTGGGCACGCTGGCCGCCGTGACCACCGGGCTGGCCTTCGGCCAGATCCTGCTCGGCGGCTACCTCAGCACGAGCGGCGCGGCGCTGGCCTGTCCCGACTTCCCCCTCTGCCGCGGGTCGCTCCTCCCTCCCGGCGGCGGGCCGGTCCTCGTCCACTGGGTCCACCGGCTGGGAGCCGCGCTCCTGGCGCTGGCCGCGGCCCTGCTGGCCGCCCGCGCCCGAGGGGCCGCGCGGCCGCTGCGCCGCCTGGCCGCGCTGGTCATGCTGCTCGTGATCGTGCAGATCGCGCTGGGAGCCCTCAACGTCCTCACGCGCGTGGCCCCCCCGGTGACGGTGCTCCACCTGCTCACGGCGGCCCTGCTCTTCGGGACCTTGGCCCTCCTCACGACAGCGGCGTTCGGCACCACGGTCGAGCCGGTGGCCCGTCCAGGCCGCCTCACCTCCCCGGGCGAGCCCGCCCCGGCGGGCGTGGCGGCGTGGCGCCGGGTCGCCACCGACTATGTGGCGCTCACCAAGCCCCGCATCGTCCTCCTGCTGCTGGCCACCACCGTCGCCGCGATGGTCGTGGCCGCCGGCGGCTGGCTCTCCCCCGCGCTGCTGGTCTACACGCTGCTCGGGGGCACGCTGGCGGCCGGGGCGGCGAACGCCATCAACTGCTACTGGGACCGGGACATCGACGCGGTGATGGCGCGCACCCGCCGCCGCCCCGTCCCGGCGGGGCGCGTGGCGCCGCGGCGGGCGCTGGCCTTCGGGGCCGTCCTGGCCGTGCTGGCGGTGGCCGTGCTCGGCGGGCTGGTGAACTGGCTGAGCGCGGCCCTCGCGCTGGCCGGTCTGCTCTTCTACGTCCTCGTCTACACGATGTGGCTGAAGCGCACCACGCCGCAGAACATCGTCATCGGCGGTGCGGCCGGGGCGGTGCCGCCGCTCGTGGGCTGGGCGGCGGTGACCGGGCGGGTGGAGGTCCCGGCCCTGCTCCTCTTCCTCATCGTCTTCCTGTGGACCCCGCCGCACTTCTGGGCGCTGGCCCTGCAGCGGCGGCAGGAGTACGCGGCCGCCGGGGTGCCGATGCTGCCGGTGGTCGCCGGCGAGGCGGCCACCCGCCGGCAGATCTTCGCCTACACGGTGGCCCTTGTGGCCTCGACGCTCCTCCTCGTGCCCTTCGGAGGCGCGGGCGGGCTCTACCTGGCCGCGGCGGTGCTGCTCGGCGCCGGCTTCCTCCGCCTGGCCCTGGCCGTCCTGCGCGAGGGGAGCGCGCGGGCCGCCGGAGGGCTGTTCGGCTACTCCATCGTCTACCTGGTCCTGCTGCTCGCCGCGCTCATGGTGGACCGGCTGGTGTGAGCGAGGCGGCGCGCGACCGACCCCCGGGCCCCGGCCCCGTCCCGCCCGATCCGGCGGCTGGCGGCCCCGCGGGGGGCGATCCCGCGCCGGAGGGCACCACCCAGCCTCTGGCCGGCGTCCGTGTGCTGGAGCTGGCCTCGTTCATCGCCGGGCCGTTCTGCGCCATGCTGCTGGCCGACTTCGGCGCGGAGGTGGTCAAGGCCGAGCCGCCCGGCGAGGGGGACCCGATGCGCCAGTGGGGCGTCCACCTGGACGAGGGGCGCTCGCTGTGGTGGCCGGTCATCGGCCGGAACAAGAAGTCGGTCACCCTGGACCTGCGCGTGCCCCGCGGTCAGGCGCTGGCGCGGGCGCTGGCCCAGTGCGTGGACATCCTGGTGGAGAACTTCCGCCCGGGGACGCTGGAGCGGTGGGGACTGGCGCCGGAGGTCCTGCACGCCCTCCACCCGGGGCTGGTGATCGTGCGCATCTCCGGCTTCGGCCAGACCGGGCCCTACCGCCACCGCGCGGGGTTCGGCAGCGTGGCCGAGGCGATGGGCGGGCTGCGCTACCTCACCGGGGACCCCGACCGCCCGCCGGTGCGGGTGGGGCTCAGCATCGGCGACACGCTGGCCGGCCTCTTCGCCGCCTACGGGGCGGTGGTGGCGCTGCGCGAACGCGAGGCGCGCGGCCGCGGGCGCGTGGTGGAGCTCGGGATCACCGACGCGGTGGTGGCGGTGCTCGAGTCGGTCCTCACCGAGTACAGCCGCCTCGGCGTCGTCCGCGAGCGCACCGGCAACATCCTCCCCGGTATTGCGCCGAGCAACCTCTACCCCACGGCGGACGGGAGCTGGGTGGTGATCGGCGCCAACGCGGATTCGGTCTTCGCCCGCCTGTGCCGGGCGATGGGGCGGCCGGAGCTGGCCCAGGACCCGCGCTACGCCACCCACACCGCCCGCGGCCAGCGCCAGCAGGAGCTGGACGAGCTGGTGGCCGCCTGGACGCGCACCCTGCCGCGGGCGGCGCTGCTGGCCTCGCTGGAGGAGCACGGGGTGCCCGCCGGGCCGGTCTACACCGCTGCCGACGTGGCCCACGACCCGCACTACCGCGCCCGGGGCACCGTGCGCGAGGTGCAGGACCCCGCCTTCGGCCGGCTGCTCATGCAGGGCCCCGTGCCCTTCTTCGACGGCGGGGGCGGGGCCATCCGCTGGACCGGACCGCCGCTGGGGGCGCACAACGAGGAGATCTACGGCGGCTGGCTGGGGCTCAGCGGGGAGGAGCTGCGCGCGCTGCGCGACGAAGGGGTGATCTGATGCCCCACCTCCCCGCCGACGCCGCCACCACCGCCCCGGCCCTGCCCCGGGCTGCCACGGCCGCGGCGGCGGCCGTGGCGTTCCTCGACGTGCGCAAGACCTTCCCCATCCCCGGCGGCGGGCGGTACACGGCGCTGGAGGGGGTGACCCTCGCCGTCGCGCCGGGAGAGTTCGTGGCCATCGTCGGCCCCACCGGCGGGGGGAAGTCCACGCTGCTCAACCTGGCCGCCGGCCTGCTCGCCCCGGACGCCGGGGAGGTGCGGGTCTTCGACGTCCCGCTGCGCGGGCTCAACCGCTCCGCCACCTACCTCTTCCAGCAGGACGTCCTGTTGCCGTGGAAGACCGCCGAGGAGAACGTCATGCTCGGCCTGCTCTTCCGCCGCCGCCCCGCCGCGCAGTGCCGGGGGCTGGCCCGGGAGTGGCTGGCGCGCGTGGGCCTGCGCGGCTTCGAGAACCGCTACCCCCACCAGCTCTCCGGGGGTATGCGCAAGCGCGTGGCCTTGGCCCAGACCCTCATCGTCGACCCCGAGATCCTCCTGATGGACGAGCCCTTCGGCTCGCTGGACGTGCAGACGCGGCAGATCATGGAGAACGACCTGCTGCGCCTCTGGGCGGAGTGCCGCAAGACGGTGCTCTTCGTCACCCACGACCTGGAAGAGGCCATCGCCCTCAGCGACCGGGTGGTGGTGCTGAGCAGCGGGCCGGCCGCCCGGGTGATCGGGTCCTACCCGGTGCCGCTGCCGCGGCCGCGGGACGTGGCGGCGATCCGGCTGGAGGAGGCCTTCGTGGAGATCTACCGCACCATCTGGCACCAGCTCCACGCCGAGGTGCGGCGGGCCTACGCGCGGCAGGCCGGGGAGGGGACGGGGTGACGGTCCCGGCGCCGTCCGCCGGCGTGCGGGAGCACCGACGGTGAGCCCGCCCGTCCAGCGCGTCTGGCAGGCCGGGGTGCTGCTGGCGGGGCTCGTGGGGTGGGAGGCGCTCTCCCGGGCCGGGGTGCTCGACCCCTTCTTCTTCAGCCGGCCCTCCAGCGTGGCGGCGCGCATCGTCCAGTGGTTCGCCAGCGGGACCATCTACCGCCACATCGCCGTGACGACCCAGGAGACGGTCCTGGCCTTCCTCGCGGGCAGCGTGCTCGGGGTGGCGGTGGGCTTCCTCTTCGCCCGCCTGCCGGCGGTCTCGCAGGTCTTCGACCCCTACGTGAAGGTGGCCAACGCCATGCCGCGCATCGTGCTGGCGCCCATCTTCACCCTCTGGTTCGGCCTGGGCATCCTCTCCAAGGTGGCCTTCGGCGTCACGCTGGTCTTCTTCATCGTCTTCTTCAACACGTACCAGGGCGTGCTGGAGGTCGACCGCAACGTCCTCAACAACGCCCGCATGCTGGGGGCCAGCGAGCGCGACCTCTTCCGCCACGTCCTCCTCCCCTCCGCGCTCACCTGGATCCTGGCCAGCCTGCACACCAGCGTGGGGCTGGCCCTGGTGGGCGCGGTGGTGGGGGAGTACCTGGGCTCGGCGCGCGGGCTGGGCTACCTGATCGCCCAGGCGGAGGGGCTACTGGACACGACGGGGGTCTTTGCGGGGATCGTCGTCCTCTCCGCCTTCGTCCTGCTCATCGACGGCGTGGTGACGCTCATCGAGCGGCGGCTGCTGGTGTGGAAGCCGCAGCGGGCGGTGGAGGGGCGGTAGCCTTATGCTGATTAGGATGCGAGCGGTGGGTTTGGCGTGAGCAGATCGACCGCCAGAGGGAGGCGATGACGATGGTGCGACGGGTGCTGATGGCAGTGGTCCTGGCGGCCATGCTGACCGCCCCGGCCCTCTCCCAGGGGGCGGTGGCGCCGGAGAAGCCCCGCGTGGTCCTGGCCGTCGGCGGGGCGGAGGCCCTCGTCTACCTGCCCGTGAACGTGGCCTGGCGTCTCGACTACTTCCGCCAGGCCGGGCTCCAGGTGGACCTGCAGAACTTCGCCGGCGGCGGGCAGGCGCTGCGGGCGCTGGTGGGCGGCAGCGCCGACATGGTCAGCGGCTTCTACGACCACACCATCCAGATGCAGGCGCAGGGGCGCAAGATCAAGGCCGTGGTCATGCAGCAGCGCTATCCCGGGCTCGTGCTGGCCGTGGCCAGGCACGCCGCCGACGGCGGAGTGCGCACCCTGGCCGACCTGCGCGGCAAGGAGATCGGCGTCACCGCCCCCGGTTCCTCCACCCACTTCTTCGTCAACTACCTGATGACCAAGGTGGGGATCGGCCTGGACGAGTTCAGCGTCCTCGGCATCGGCGCCGGGGCCACCGCCGTGGCCGCGGTGCGGGCGCGGCAGGTGGACGCCCTCAGCAACGTCGACCCCACCATCACCACGCTCCAGGCCGCGGGCGACCTGGGGCCCATCCTGGCCGACACCCGCACCACCACCGGGACGCTGCGCGTCTTCGGCGGGCCGTACCCAGCGGCGTGCCTCTACACCAGCGAGGAGTTCATCCAGCGCTACCCCAACACGGTCCAGGCGATGGTCACGGCCATGGTCCGGGCGCTGCAGTGGATCCGCAGCCGCAAGGTGGAGGAGATCGTGGCCCTCATGCCGCCCGAGTACTACCAGGGCAACCGCGACCTCTACACGCGCGCGGTGCGCAACATGCTGGAGTCCTACTCGCTGGACGGGCGGATCTCGCCGGCCGGCCCGCCCAGCGTCATGGCGGTGCTGGGCGCCTTCGACCCCAACGTCCGCCGGGCCACCATCAGCCTGGCCGAGACCTACGACATGCGCTTCGTGGAGGCGGCCCTGCGGCAGCTGCGCGGCAGCCGGTAGGCGCCGCCGCCGAGCGGGCGGCGCGGAGGAGGGTGTGGCCGACGTCACCATCGTCGACGTCGCCCCGCGGGACGGGCTGCAGAACG
It encodes:
- a CDS encoding CoA transferase, with the translated sequence MAGVRVLELASFIAGPFCAMLLADFGAEVVKAEPPGEGDPMRQWGVHLDEGRSLWWPVIGRNKKSVTLDLRVPRGQALARALAQCVDILVENFRPGTLERWGLAPEVLHALHPGLVIVRISGFGQTGPYRHRAGFGSVAEAMGGLRYLTGDPDRPPVRVGLSIGDTLAGLFAAYGAVVALREREARGRGRVVELGITDAVVAVLESVLTEYSRLGVVRERTGNILPGIAPSNLYPTADGSWVVIGANADSVFARLCRAMGRPELAQDPRYATHTARGQRQQELDELVAAWTRTLPRAALLASLEEHGVPAGPVYTAADVAHDPHYRARGTVREVQDPAFGRLLMQGPVPFFDGGGGAIRWTGPPLGAHNEEIYGGWLGLSGEELRALRDEGVI
- a CDS encoding ABC transporter substrate-binding protein encodes the protein MTMVRRVLMAVVLAAMLTAPALSQGAVAPEKPRVVLAVGGAEALVYLPVNVAWRLDYFRQAGLQVDLQNFAGGGQALRALVGGSADMVSGFYDHTIQMQAQGRKIKAVVMQQRYPGLVLAVARHAADGGVRTLADLRGKEIGVTAPGSSTHFFVNYLMTKVGIGLDEFSVLGIGAGATAVAAVRARQVDALSNVDPTITTLQAAGDLGPILADTRTTTGTLRVFGGPYPAACLYTSEEFIQRYPNTVQAMVTAMVRALQWIRSRKVEEIVALMPPEYYQGNRDLYTRAVRNMLESYSLDGRISPAGPPSVMAVLGAFDPNVRRATISLAETYDMRFVEAALRQLRGSR
- a CDS encoding ABC transporter permease; its protein translation is MLLAGLVGWEALSRAGVLDPFFFSRPSSVAARIVQWFASGTIYRHIAVTTQETVLAFLAGSVLGVAVGFLFARLPAVSQVFDPYVKVANAMPRIVLAPIFTLWFGLGILSKVAFGVTLVFFIVFFNTYQGVLEVDRNVLNNARMLGASERDLFRHVLLPSALTWILASLHTSVGLALVGAVVGEYLGSARGLGYLIAQAEGLLDTTGVFAGIVVLSAFVLLIDGVVTLIERRLLVWKPQRAVEGR
- a CDS encoding heme o synthase, with translation MHRLLRTTAWAVGLTLLLIVLGGIVRVTGAGLACPDWPLCHGRLVPPLEDLVLVEYGHRLLASVVGLLTVFLVVQARRARPGPAVGRAAAAALLLLVVQVLLGGLTVHVRLVPAVVAAHLGTAMLFLAALLVLGASAYRALRPLDQGAPPGLGTLAAVTTGLAFGQILLGGYLSTSGAALACPDFPLCRGSLLPPGGGPVLVHWVHRLGAALLALAAALLAARARGAARPLRRLAALVMLLVIVQIALGALNVLTRVAPPVTVLHLLTAALLFGTLALLTTAAFGTTVEPVARPGRLTSPGEPAPAGVAAWRRVATDYVALTKPRIVLLLLATTVAAMVVAAGGWLSPALLVYTLLGGTLAAGAANAINCYWDRDIDAVMARTRRRPVPAGRVAPRRALAFGAVLAVLAVAVLGGLVNWLSAALALAGLLFYVLVYTMWLKRTTPQNIVIGGAAGAVPPLVGWAAVTGRVEVPALLLFLIVFLWTPPHFWALALQRRQEYAAAGVPMLPVVAGEAATRRQIFAYTVALVASTLLLVPFGGAGGLYLAAAVLLGAGFLRLALAVLREGSARAAGGLFGYSIVYLVLLLAALMVDRLV
- a CDS encoding ABC transporter ATP-binding protein, producing MPHLPADAATTAPALPRAATAAAAAVAFLDVRKTFPIPGGGRYTALEGVTLAVAPGEFVAIVGPTGGGKSTLLNLAAGLLAPDAGEVRVFDVPLRGLNRSATYLFQQDVLLPWKTAEENVMLGLLFRRRPAAQCRGLAREWLARVGLRGFENRYPHQLSGGMRKRVALAQTLIVDPEILLMDEPFGSLDVQTRQIMENDLLRLWAECRKTVLFVTHDLEEAIALSDRVVVLSSGPAARVIGSYPVPLPRPRDVAAIRLEEAFVEIYRTIWHQLHAEVRRAYARQAGEGTG